In Tenrec ecaudatus isolate mTenEca1 chromosome 4, mTenEca1.hap1, whole genome shotgun sequence, a single window of DNA contains:
- the LOC142445651 gene encoding olfactory receptor 5B12-like, with protein sequence MFPRENDSEVTEFILVGLTNNPTLQTLLFIMFFLIYLIALVGNLGMILLILLDSRLHTPMYFFLSSLSLADFGYSSAVTPKVMAGLLTGDNIISCNHCATQFFFFAACAIAESNLLVAMAYDRYAAVCKPLHYTTTMTLNVCTALSIGSYAIAFLDASIHTGNIFRLSFCRSNVIDHFFCDAPSLLPLSCSDRYITELVIYLIVSFNTVFSLMVILTSYILVFATILRMRSSEGRQKAFSTCASHLTAVSILYGIITFMYLQPSSSHSMGTDKIASVFYAIVIPMLNPLIYSLRNKEVKNAFLKVQDEILDNFHLFSFDGDVTHWEYK encoded by the exons ATGTTCCCAAGGGAAAACGACTCAGAGGTGACTGAGTTCATTCTTGTGGGATTAACCAATAATCCCACCCTGCAGACTCTGCTCTTCATAATGTTTTTCCTCATCTACCTCATCGCTCTGGTTGGAAACCTAGGGATGATCCTGCTGATCCTGCTGGACTCCCGTCTCCACACTCCCATGTACTTTTTCCTCAGCAGCCTCTCTCTGGCAGACTTTGGTTACTCCTCAGCTGTCACTCCCAAGGTAATGGCAGGGCTTCTCACGGGAGACAACATCATCTCCTGTAATCATTGTGCCACTCAATTCTTCTTTTTTGCAGCTTGTGCCATTGCAGAAAGTAACCTCTTGGTCGCAATGGCTTATGATCGCTACGCAGCTGTGTGTAAACCGCTCCATTACACCACCACCATGACATTAAATGTGTGTACTGCTCTGAGCATAGGATCTTATGCCATTGCTTTCTTGGATGCTTCCATCCACACTGGGAACATTTTCAGGCTCTCCTTTTGTCGGTCCAATGTGATTGACCACTTTTTCTGTGATGCTCCTTCGCTTTTGCCCCTCTCATGCTCTGACAGATACATCACTGAGCTAGTTATTTATTTGATAGTATCTTTCAATACCGTCTTTTCTCTGATGGTAATACTGACGTCTTATATATTAGTATTTGCTACGATCCTGAGGATGCGCTCCTCTGAAGGCCGCCAGAAGGCCTTTTCCACCTGTGCGTCCCACctcactgcagtctccatcctctATGGGATAATCACCTTCATGTACCTGCAGCCCAGCTCCAGTCactctatgggaacagacaaAATAGCATCTGTGTTCTATGCCATCGTCATCCCCATGCTGAACCCTCTAATCTACAGTTTGAGGAATAAAGAGGTCAAGAATGCCTTCCTAAAAGTT caggatgaaatcctagacaacttccATCTCTTCTCCTTTGATGGTGATGTAACCCATTGGGAGTACAAATAG